One Skermanella pratensis genomic window, CCCAGCCAAAGTTGCGGAAGATGCCTTCCAGCCGTTCCCACAGCCCTTCGCGGATCACCGCGTCCAGGCTCTGCCTGTTGTAGTCGACGATCCACCAGGTATTGCGCAGGCCGTGCTTCCAGCCTTCCAGCAGCGCCTCGAAGATGTTGCCCTCGTCCATCTCGGCATCGCCGATCAGGGCGACCATGCGCCCCTCCGGGATCGAAGGGGCCCAGTCCCTGGCCTTCAGGTAATCCTGGACCAGCGAGGCGAACAGCGTCTGGGCGACGCCCATGCCCACCGACCCGGTCGAGAAATCGACGTCGTCCACATCCTTGGTCCGCGACGGATAGCTCTGCGCACCCTTGTAGCCCCGGAAATTCTCCAGCTTTTCGCGCGTCTGGTTGCCCATCAGGTACTGGATCGCGTGGAAGATCGGGCTGGCGTGCGGCTTGACCGCGACCCGGTCCTCCGGCCGCAGCGCCGCGAAATACAGCGCCGTCATGATCGTCGCCAGGGAAGCCGACGAAGCCTGGTGCCCGCCTACCTTCAGCCCGTCCTGGTTGGGCCTGACATGGTTGGCATTGTGGATCGTCCATGACGCCAGCCAGAGGATCTTGCGCTCCAGCTCGCGCAGGCATTCGACGGTATCGGCATCGTGTTCGATGGTCGTTGAGTCAACCATTTCCGCTTCGCTTCCCAGGATGAGGACAAGCCGTGACCATAACACCGGCGCCCGGGCAAATGGTTGCGAACTGCGCTGCCCGATGCCATGATTTTGGCACCCAATGCCATGACAAAGCATTTTCGCGCCATCCAATGCCAAAGCCCAGCCTCGACGCCATCGACCGGAAGATCCTCGCCCGCCTCCAGAAGGACGGCCGGATCGCCAACAACGACCTCGCCTCCGCCATCGGCCTGTCGCCCTCGCCCTGCCTGCGCCGGGTCAAGGCGCTGGAGGAGAGCGGGGTGATCCGTACCTACGTGGCGCTGGTCGATCCCTCGACCGTCGACCTTCCGGTAAACGTGTTCGTCAGCGTCACCCTGGAAAAGCAGATCGAAGAACGCCTCGACGCTTTCGAAGCCGCGATCATGCATCGGCCGGAAGTGCTGGAGTGCTACCTGATGACGGGAGAAGCCGATTACCTGCTCCGCGTAGTCGTTCCCGACCTTGCGGCCTACGAACACTTCCTCAAGACCCACCTGACCCGAATACCCGGCGTCTCCAGCATAAAATCAAGCTTCGCGTTGAAACAGGTGCGCTACGAGACTGCATTGCCGCTCCATCACCTGCCTGCGTAAGTTCCAAGGGTTATTGGCCACAGATGCACGCAGAGAGCGCCGGGAGACCGGCAAGGAGTAGCGGGTGAAAGTCCTGTACGGTGAAGGAGTAGCGACCCACACCGGCCCCGAGTCATGCGGCGGCGGTCGCGAGGCCGCCGGCGAAGCGTTGACAGGGGAGCGCATAGGCCAGCCATTGAGCCGCGTAAGAATCTCGATCCCGGATGCCGACAGGGTTCTGTGCCTGGAAGGCGATACGGCGGGGCGCGTCATGCGAGCACCCCGGCGGTCCGGCGTGGTCAGAGACCCTGGCATGTGCGGACGCTCCTTGCGCGGGAACCGGGAGATCTTCGGCGTGACCAGGGGCCGATGGCCGTCTGGTCCGCACCGGGAAGGCGAGGAGCCGTAGCCGGTGACGCACGCGCCGAAGAGGTCAGACCCATCCATAGTACCTGTGAAGCCGGCGAACGCGGACGCGGAGCCGGTGGAGGGAAGGGGTGGGGCCGAGGGGAATGCGTCTCCGCCGCACACGGGCCGGGCTCAGGACCGGGCCCCCGTGCTCTCGGGGCTGGAGCGCATACGTCAAGCGGCACGGGAGCGAAAGGAGGAGCGGTTCACCACCCTTCTGACGCACGTGGATACCGACCTGCTGCGCTTTGCCTATCGGGCATTGAAGCGGGACGCGGCACCGGGTGTGGACGGAATGACGTGGCGGGAGTACGCGGAGGGGCTGGAGGAACGGCTGGCGGACCTGAAGGACCGCGTGCATTCCGGCCGCTACCGGGCGCACCCGTCACGCCGGCATGTCATCCCCAAGCCGGACGGCCGGATGCGGCCGCTCGGGATCGCGGCGCTGGAGGACAAGATCGTCCAGCGGGCGCTGGTGGAGGTGCTGAACGCCATCTACGAGGAAGACTTCCTCGGCTTCTCCTACGGCTTCCGGCCGGGACGGGGGCAGCACGACGCGCTCGACGCGTTGGCGGTGGCGATCGGCGAGTGCCGGGTGAACTGGATCCTGGATGCCGATATCCGGGCGTTCTTCGACAGCATCGACCACACCTGGATGATGCGGTTCCTGGAACACCGGATCGGCGATGCCCGCGTCCTGCGGCTGATCCGCAAGTGGCTGACGGTCGGCGTGGTGGACGAGACGGGGAAACGGCAGCCGGCGACGGCCGGCAGCCCGCAAGGGGCGGTGGCATCGCCACTGCTGGCCAACGTCTATCTCCACTACGTCTACGACCTGTGGGTCCGGCAGTGGCGCCAGCGCCACGCGACCGGGACCATGGTCGTGGTGCGCTACGCCGACGACACCGTCGTCGGGTTCGAGCACCGGTCGGACGCCGAGCGGTTCCTCGCGGACTTGCGGGAGCGCCTGGCGCGGTTCGCCCTGGAACTGAACGCCGACAAGACCCGCCTGATCGAGTTCGGCCGGCAGGCACAGGCCGACCGGGCCAAGCGCGGCGCGGGAAAACCGGAGACCTTCGACTTCCTGGGCTTCACCCACATCTGTGGGCGGTCCCGGCGTGGCGGCTTCCTGCTGCGACGCCAGACCCGGCGCCAGCGCAAGCAGGCCAAGCTCAAGGAAATCAAGGAGGAACTCCGGCGGCGCTGGCACCAGGGCATCCCGGAGCAAGGCCGGTGGCTGGGACAGGTGATGAGCGGCTTCTACGCCTACTTCGC contains:
- a CDS encoding Lrp/AsnC family transcriptional regulator — its product is MPKPSLDAIDRKILARLQKDGRIANNDLASAIGLSPSPCLRRVKALEESGVIRTYVALVDPSTVDLPVNVFVSVTLEKQIEERLDAFEAAIMHRPEVLECYLMTGEADYLLRVVVPDLAAYEHFLKTHLTRIPGVSSIKSSFALKQVRYETALPLHHLPA
- the ltrA gene encoding group II intron reverse transcriptase/maturase; amino-acid sequence: MLSGLERIRQAARERKEERFTTLLTHVDTDLLRFAYRALKRDAAPGVDGMTWREYAEGLEERLADLKDRVHSGRYRAHPSRRHVIPKPDGRMRPLGIAALEDKIVQRALVEVLNAIYEEDFLGFSYGFRPGRGQHDALDALAVAIGECRVNWILDADIRAFFDSIDHTWMMRFLEHRIGDARVLRLIRKWLTVGVVDETGKRQPATAGSPQGAVASPLLANVYLHYVYDLWVRQWRQRHATGTMVVVRYADDTVVGFEHRSDAERFLADLRERLARFALELNADKTRLIEFGRQAQADRAKRGAGKPETFDFLGFTHICGRSRRGGFLLRRQTRRQRKQAKLKEIKEELRRRWHQGIPEQGRWLGQVMSGFYAYFAVPTNYRALANLRYHVGVLWMRALRRRSQKDKTPWDKLTRLADHWLPRPRIIHPWPGNRFRVKHPRWEPDALIGHVRFCAGGAR